gtgctTTTCAATAATCCCACGTTTCTTCGGGCTCGTTTTTGACGATGTCCTTCGTTGGGATCTCGTCGTCGGTGGGCTGTTGggtctgttgctgttgttgttgttgttgcgaGTTGGAAGGTGGTCTGGGCGAGGTCGCGGGGCTGTTTTGTCCGGATTTTAAACTCGGCAGAGGGCTCTCGCGGTCCTGGCCGTTGTTGCCGGAAACGGAGGAGACGTCGCTGGCGGCGTCTTCCTCGTAACGGTCCTGGACCGGCGTCGGCTCGACCCGGACGGTCTCCTCGTTTTCTCGCTTGACGCCGTAGTCGTCGGTCTGCATGACGCAGACGCCGTTGATGATGACCTCGTCACCGGTCCTGGCGGGCTCCTGCCACTCCGGGTTGACCCATTGGGGGGCCGCCGGTTTTCTCCTGCTCGACCTCGCGGTCGTGGGCGCGGAGGGCTGTTGGCTCAGGTCGGTCGTATCGCTGCGCTTCATACTGCTCGCCGAGCCGTCCGAATCTTCGCTGCCGAGGTTACTCATCGCGTCGTCGGCGTCCTCGTCCTCGAATTCCTGATTCGGTTCCCGCTTGAGGGTTCCCATTGAGAGATCGAGTCCGGAACATTGTTCCTTGAGGGCGTTGTTCATGAGGGTAGCGATGTTGGGGTTGAAGTATGGTCCGTAGGGGATGGGCACGTTCCCGATGCCCAAACGTTCCTTGTGGATCTCGAGGAGTCTTTGATTGAGGAGTAGCCTAAATTGCACGGGGTCGAAGGGTTGTCCGGGCTCGCGGGGCGACTGAGGCTCCGGTTGTCCGTGAGGAGTTTGCTGCTTGAGTCTCATGCGGTGATTGTGGAACCAGTTGGTGATCGTTCTCGAGGAGAGGGCGAGTTCGCCGGCGAGGAACTCGATCGTCGCGACGTTCGGATATGGATCAAGGGCGAAGGCTAACCTCAGGGCTTCTTTCTGCTCCTCGGAGAAAAGTACTCGCTGCTTTTTGGCGGACGGTAGTCCCGGACCGGGGGAGGAGGCGTGATAGAACTCGGCGGTGTCGTTGCTCGAGGTATCGGAACTGTTGTCGTGTCCGGGGCCGCTGCTTCGCCGTCTCTTGTTCGCTTCTCTTCTCTCGTTCTTGAGGGCCTGGAGTTTGTCAACGTTGTGCGGATCCGAGAGCCACATTTGCATTCTGATGAAGGGCTCCCGACCTTTTATACTGAGCATGTGCCACGGTTTAGGCTTACTGAGGAGCTCGCTGACCGAGCCTTGGGAGAGCCCGAGTACAGCTTCGCCGAAGATCTTCTGGCCGATGTTGTTCGCCAGGAGAGCCTCTTTGATCTTCGTCGTGATCGTTTGGGTGTCGAGGTCGTTCGTCAACGCCGCCATCTCGTAAACGCTCGAAGAAATGTGCTGGTGAAGATTCCGCAAGGGCGATGGTGCCATCTGATGATGCGGCGAGTGGAGGCCCatctgttgctgctgctgctgctgctgttgctgcgccgcttgttgttgctgctgctgctgctggatCTGCTGCTGCTTTTTCGCCAACTCTTGCATGCTCAGTTGGCCGTGAGGATGATGGGGTCCCGGTGGAGTCAGCATCAGCGGAGTCGTCGATTGAGAAAGCGACGGATGCTGCCCACTGGGTTGCGGCGGGCCGAGCTGGAGCTGGTTTTCTTGTTGATGCTGGGCCGCTGCTGCTGCCTGGGCCGCGGCTTGGGCAGCGGCCTGGGCTTTTGCAGCGTTCTGCAATTGTTCCTGTACCAGTTTCGTCGGTGGCATGGGCTTCATGGGAGTTCCGCATGCTGCGAACACAGAAAGTGCGGAAAACGAAACAAATTAGCTCGAGCTGTTTGGCTTTTTGGAAGAACCAATGAAATCCGAAAGCTTCCGATATTTATGTAATCGGATGAGAAAATCCGAGCAGATTCGAACACGCGCAATTGgcttctcccccccccccccccctcccccggtTATGAGGACGCGAGCGTTCTCGCAACGTAAGCTTTCGGACCAGAGCGCAATTGATTCTTTGTTAACCCAGTGGAATAAAGTGGTAACAAAACATCCATATTAACCTGAGTTGAACTTACGAGGCAGGCCGCCGTAGCCGCCGGTCCTCATGAGCTTCTCCGGAGCGATTTTGTACTGGCTAGCGACTAATTTGTGCACGGCATTGTCATCCTCGAGAAACATCTTCATCCTGATGAACGGTTCTCGACCTTTCTGGGTGAGCATGTGCCACGGTTTAGGTCTGGCGAGAAGATCCGATACGGAGCCTTGGGAGAGGCCGAGAACGGATTCGCCGAAGAGACGTTGAGAAATGGAGTACTGCGAGAGTTGTTCCTTCACCTGGAAGCACAAGAATACCAAGTTTCTTTATTAAAAAACGCCCGCGAGATTGCTTTTGGCGCGTTTCCGTCGCGACGATAGGGGACGTACCGTTTTACTTACCCTTTTTACAATGTCCTCGGTATTGAGGTTGTTATACATGTCAAATTGTTGCTGAGTTATCGGGGGCAAAACGGCTTTAAGGGGTCGTTGCGTCGTCGCGTGATGCGTCGGCGTCGAAGGCTGGCTTATCAGGCTGTTCGTTATCGACGCCATTCTCTGGAGCGGACTCGCTGCAGCCGCACCAGGGAACTCTTCGTTCGGCGTCATTGCCGGTGGTAAAATGGAATTTCCGAGTGGGGAACTCGCGCTGGAACCGCCGGGGGTCGACTGGGGCCCGCTCGGCTCTTGCTTCGGTCTTACCAACGAGAACGCACTACCCGCGTGCCTCATCGCCTCCTCCATTTTGTCTTTCTCCTCCTCCGTAACGCCGTTCATCATCTTGTTGCGAGGATCCATTTTGGACAAGCTGAGATCTTGAACTACTCCCCCGTTCGCCGCCATGTGATGCTGCTGCAACGCCTGCTGCTGCAGCGCCAACAGCCCGGGGATGTTTGGCAAACCTCCCAGACCTGCCAGCCCCGGATTCTGGCCCGTCGTTACGTTCAGCTTTTGCAACTCGCGGTGATACGCGTCCAGAGCCATTCTTATGTCCTCCTGCGTCCTCTCGATCCCTTGGAGACCCTGCGCACCACTGAAAAAGTGTGGAAACATCGCGCTACCATCAATCGACGTTTAATTTGCTGTCctcaataaaattcaatacGGTTTCGCCCGCGGCCGTTCACCACCAGCACCGACAAATCTTCATTTAtccatccaaaaaaaaaacgcgaatCCTCGTTTACGAGACTTTGAAATCGACGCTCGTCGATGCTCttgataaatgaatttttgtacgCGCGCTCTCCATCACCACCCAGCGGAAGGTAAAAATTCACACGAATCTGTCGTCTAACAAAAAGCGGCATAGAAAATAGCGCGCATAGCCCCCCGTCTATATAGGAAAGagtataaacgaaaaaatatggcGCTCGTCTTCTCCCGCCGGTGCGAAATCGTGATTCGTGCGTTCTCTTAGTCCGCCGCGATTAAACAAAGTCTCATACGTATCCGACAATTTGATTCGGATACGCTCTTTCTTTGTAATTGTCGAGTCTATTAGAGAGgtaaatatatagaaaaacaaataataatgagGATCTTTGTGGCACGAAGTGTGCGCAAAGATTGAGCGAATCTCGCCAAACGAGATTAcggtatagaaaaaaaatacgaaagaaTCTGCTAAATCAGCTCAGGCTGAAATACAATTAAACATGGATATTTAATGAGAATGCGAGAGCGCTGAAATTTTGGTCATGGAAAATCAAGATACGCGTTCATTAGCGTTTGCGTCGTTAATGTACGCTCGTTGAAGTCTCTCACCGCGTCCACCTATTTCTTGTACTTTTATCACGAGGAGGCTATACGTGCTTtagttttctcaaaattgacTCGACATAACACGCGGCTTAATGTAGTGCGCGAGCGAGGTGAAAGTTAGTCACGAATCATGGAATTTTCGCGCTAAATCGTTTCTCCCGGCGCGCGTTTCATCGTTGTTCTTGGAAGACGGATCAATGCGATTCGCGCCGTACTTTTCGCGAATTCGCGTGTTGCCGCACCGCTCACTCGTGTCGAGCACAATTTAAGCAGCCGCCGAAATACGTGCGACTCGTGCGGATGCTTGAATAACGAATGGAACGAAAGATTTTAGGGCGAGAGGCGACCTCCAGGGAGGTCTCGAGACCTGATAATCCCCGATTGGGAACGATCGTgaggaaaacaaaattgtgcAATTTCCGGTTCGCTGTACACATTCGTGCACGATTATTACGTTCTTCTCGTTCCAAGAAATCTTTCGAGTCTACTCGCCGCTCGTttgttcaatttcaaataaaaggaATTATGGAATTCAGCGCTCCCGACGCGACTCGATTGACTGATTCGCGCACGATTTTAACCTTCCCGGAAAAGCTTATTTGGAAAAACTCCCCGTATGCGGAAAGTCTTACGAATTATCGCGATACGTTCGATAACAAGGATGTCTTACCTCGATGTAAAATCTCGCGGTCCCCGAAGGTCGTCGGGTCGTCTGCCCATCAATTTAGCCAACTCTTCCTGGTATATTCGTACAACTTTTTCCTGGGGAATGTCGTCGTTTTCGTACTTCTTCAGTCTTCTGTTCTGACTGTCCATTCGGTCCTTGCCAAACGGACTGGGACATCCGAGTCTGCTCGGACTCTTGCTGTCCGCGTCGTTCGAAGTATCGTGCTCGCTTCTGCTCATCTGAAGGTGCCCGGATTCCGAAAGTATGTGCGCCAGCCTCTCGTCGCTCATGTCATTCGTGCCACCATCCTGTGGAGCACGTCCAAATGCTGGCATACCCTGCTCCTTGCCTGAAACATACTCTACGGGTGAGGGCACGATTGGTGGTGTGTTCTTAAAGGTTTTTCCTCGCTTAAACTATCGCTTGTACGGCGAGAATCGGGCCTCAAATTTCATATTAAAAAGCTGAGAAACAAGCGCTTAAATCTAGTGAGAACGGATCGATGGGTAGACAACCgtcataattttgaaaaataaattgaaatttcctcGGCACCGATGggctaaaaaaatattgcaactTGCGATGCAATTAAACGGCaatattatcgaaatttttcagaaaataatGCTCAGACACTTGCCGAATACCACGAGCGCTCCTTTCGTtgtcagtatttttttctgacATTTTAGACAACCAAGTACGAGTTTGAGGCAAAATTATCAGTGTACGAGTATCAAATATGACAAATGGATCGAGCGAGTTATTTTGGCAAGGGGAATTGAACGAGCTCAAAGTTCTCGGAGctccaagtttttttctctcttcacaTTTGTTTCCAATAGCGTACGCGGGCCAGGGAGTTTGACGAATATCAATTTGGATTAATGGCTCCCGCGCGTGAGTCACCGAGTTGGGTTCGATCGGAACTTACGAAGCAATTAAGATCATGCGACGTATACATTGGCTCTGCATGTGTGCAcgttaaaatcaattttgaaGAGAGCATTTACATAACTATATATAGATTTATATGTGGAACATGTAAGAAGAACGAAGGGCGAAGAGACGAGTCGAGTGTGGAGCAGTGATAATTAAAATACCCCCCCCCACTCCTCCGTCCCTCGATCTTCTCTCCTCTAACATTTCCTCCGCAGACCCTTCTTGCCTCTGCTCTTCGAAGCCCTACTCCACGAAATATGTGTCCTCTAAATTCTACGTGTTTCCCGACTAATTGACCAATCAGCCGCAAGATTCGGATGAATCAGCCATCGATCGTGCCTTTGATTGCTCTCGTTTCTCCACTGTACCACCTTCTTTCTCCTCATCGTGAAATCGTGCGATCGCGAACGTCTGTGCGGACGTCATTCGAGATTTCGTATTCATCGCGGTTTTTTATTGACCGCGCTCTTCGCGCCTCTCGTTTTTTCCATGCCAATTCGCGATTTGCGGCTATTCGagcatgcttttttttttttttttttttttcagcgattACGCACCGTTTctgctatttttcatttgaagcgGAGCCAATGAGGTGCTCGAGGAGAAATCTACTATTCTTCGATTCGATGAATGCAGCTGTCGAGTGATCGGCATCCGCGATTCAACGTCGACGTGGATCGAACGTTTCTTCGAAATATGTTTGTACCGTAAAAGCTCCGGAACGGAGCTCGACGAGCTTTGCATATTTAGTTTTATTAGCTTCAACGAAGGCGTGGAAAGGGTTGCTCCGGTATGAGAGAACGGTTTTTACTCGTTTTATACCGTCAGACTGGATTTCCGATTCTTGAGCATCAGCGTCGATATATAATTAATATGCCTCGATAAATTCACCGTTTTCTCTATCTGCCTCCTTCGGGGAAGGGAAAAATCCTGCGGACAGGATATCACGTGTGCGGAACGTCCGGTCGCTCTGAGAGATAGGAAGGGCATGTCTGATATCGATATTCTTTCGTTCAACGCTCGTCCTCGCCTCCGCCTCTTCCCTTTTCCCTCCTGCTTATCCATAACTCTGCGCCCTCTTCTCTCGAGAATTTAAACAAAAGGGATTACAAAATTCCGATAAACAATTTTCATCGTGAACCCCCTCGAGGTGAACAAAAGCTTGCCGAGGAGGAGTGTGAGAGCGAGAGTTTCACGAAGCTATGGCCGATATTTTCGTCcttttttccctccttttttaacccttctttttattaattgtaCATTATGCATTATCGATGCACCCTCCGCTTCTCTCGCTTCACATCGTACTGCCAACGAAACAAGGACGTCTAGTTTTTTTCTGCGCAAATATCTATCGACTCTTCCAGAGGAGCTTgattaaaaatcgaatttttcctttttcttattctcgtcgGTGCAGCCCAAGAAATTCTGGCGAAGaactcgtggaaaaaaaatactccgaCGTGATTGAATATCCCCATGCTTTTTTCCTCCCGCGATCGATCGTCCGCTTTCAACCGCGCtttattcccattttttcttacttttcccATTTCTCACGACATTCATTACGAAACGATGCATGAAATATTATGAAACTCGGAAAACTCCGATCCCATTGAAGCAATCCTCATTGTTTCTTggcaattttttaatcaattcgTTTTCtatcttctccttttttcacTCAGATCCATAACGAGTATCGCGATATTTGGTCTGTAGGATACGCGTCTATCGATACCAAACACACACGTTTATTCCCGTGCACAACGAAGCAATCGCGCGCTCGGCTTTCTATTTTTCCGTTGGCGAGTATTCTTGGCGAAACAAAGTTCCCGTGGCATGTTCACACCGCGCGAATTACGACGTAGCCACATATTATTCCACCGGTTGGTGCTCAAGTGTGTTAACACACTCGAGTTCGTTGTATCAGTTTTGTTTCTCTATCGTTCGATCGGTCGTTTACGACAGGAAACGttacgaaaaaataacgatcCAGGAGGGAATAGCTCGGGGTTTTCGATGGCAAATAAAACGAGGGGGGCTATTATTtgacgaattgattttgaaagAAAACCGATTTTCTCGAGATTTTGCGACTCCACAAAGCCCCGCGAATGGTTAAACGTCCGCGCGTTCTTCTCCGCTCGAACGATACTTTCGATTACGCAATTGGCTCGTCGCACGTACGCGCTGATTTTCTTTGCTCGGAATAGCGAGCGGAATGACGAGTGCgagaaagaatggaaaaaggaTCGTTGCAAAAGCCCCGGACGGAGCTGGCGGAGCCGAGCGGAAAATGTATCCGAAGAACAATAACTGGCTCGCGCGCATGATTTAAACAATGAAGATCGAGCAGAGTTAAGACCTTTCGCAAAATACCTCGGGAGTTATTCTCACTGGGTAATTTGCGACAAGATTCGCAGCCCGGCGTTCTCGTTCGTACGCGGGGAAATGAGATTTCTTGGCGATAATATCCCTCGTGAAAATCGTGCCCCACGCCATCCAAACTCCTCCAAaagaaatgatgaattttttgcaCTCGGTCCAAAGACTAGCGCAGCGCGACATGTGTAACGCGTTTATTCGCGACGAAACTTTCCCGACACGAAAACACTCCGAAGGGGAAAAAACATGCCGGACTTGTAACACGTACTTGAACAATGGTGCAACGTTGCTCATAGGAAAGGCTCGTGCGTTACAAAATTCGACAAATCGTTTCGTGTGAAAACTCGGCATTCACGATCCCCCTATAGATATACGAGGCTTtgattttattgagaaattttcgATTGTTCCTACCGTTTCATCGCGAATACGCGTATAAACATATTTGTATTTTCACATCGCGCGTTAGACTCGGCTCCCGCGATAAGTCTCGAAACGTTTCTTCCCTCATTGTTACGTTTCTTTGAGTTCGAGTCTTCCGAATGGGGAGCGCTCCATCGCGCTCGGCGGAAAAGCGTCTGCGGCCGATCTTCGTTCGTTTCTCGCGCGATTTTTCACACGCGAGAATAAAATCCGGGTGGCGACGAGAGGATCGTCCGTCTTTTGCGCCATGAACGAAATCGCCGGTTGAGTAAGCTCGCGCGAAGGTATGCCGAGCGTTGCGGCGATCCTTCGGATCGGGAAGGCCGCAGCGGCCCGTCATTTTTTCCCGAAGGAACACGAAGTACGCGGAGGAAGCAATTGTCCGGGCGATCGTGAGAGGAAGGTCGTCggatcgaatttttcaaaagcgtCCGTTGGCTGGACGGTGCGTACGCGCGATAGTTGAAGAGAGTCGAGACAAGTACCCCCGTAATTTCATGGTTCAGGAAGTCGCTCGGGGTCACGCCTCCGAGCTGCTTTTTTCCCTCGGAGGTTGCTGGATATTTTCTGTCTCCATTATTATTCAATCTGTCCTGCCCCTCTTGCCGATCACACGACTATTCCGAGCTTTCTTTGTtcgatttgatattttttaatattcgtaCGAGAAGTTACGGTTCTGCGGGTGGATTTTCGCAACGGTTCGACGACGAGAGTCCGTGATTATCGGCCGGCGAGATCCGACGGAAACCGACAAGCCATTGATGCACGACGAGTCTCACCGGAGTCGTTTCGTTGTCACCGCAAAGTGAATTACTGAATATATTTCACGTTGTTTTATCCTGTCGCGGTGATGTGTGCTCCCACACGCACGGCCAGAGGCACATGCGTGTATTTTAATATGCGCCtataataaaaaagatatcTGTATATATGTTTCAATAGAGCTCTCATAGAGTTCGACCGGACGCCGGTCGAGGACGTCACCCCTGTTACATGCGATGCCATGTGTTCACCGACCGGCATTTTTATCCCTTTATTTAAACTCAATATTTCCAtcgatatttatatattttataagaGAATAAAACAACCGAATAAATACGAGTCACAGCAGCGTTACGCTTCCCCGGCTTCGAGAGATGCGTGGAGAAACACGTGATCATAACGTACGCCCGAATGGTCGCGGCACATTCGAATCATTCAATTCCCCGGAACAGCATAATTTTCGGATCTACCTTCCTGTCCGAAAAGCAACGCGTCGCTTTTGTTttccttccccccccccccccccccccgtttcATTATTACACTTTTTCACAAAGAGTATAGAAAAAGCATCGAATCGAATGATTCTGTATGCGGACACTCGAGGAATTAGAAATCTTGGCAGCTTCGTCGTCTCTGCGGACGGCTACGCGGATGGCCCTTTTCAGTCTTTTCTCTCCCCGCCCTCGCTCCCCCCTTCCTGGCATTTCGCTATCTTTATTTAGTTCCGAGTTTCTCGCTCCTACCGCTGCATCCTCGTTGTACAAGAGAGCTTCGAATTCTCGGCGTTCTTTGTTCCATGTATATATGCGTATTACATAAAATGCCTCCTCGTTGTCGTCCTCGTTGGCAGTCTGAGCAACCCTTTCTTGTACAGACGATGTCGAGGACGAGGGGATGTTCGATGCTCCGCTTCGCGCGGAGATCCTATTCCCAGGAGCTATTAGTCTAAACAATATGGCTGCCAAACGCAGCGAACAATCGATACAGACCAGGTATACTCCTCTCTATATCCCAACGTCTGTGTAATTTAATCAAGGTAATTAATATCATTCTCGCGCGCGCTCTCGAAACCCGTTGCGAAGCGTCCAAAAGACGCGCTTCTACAGGCCTGTTGGCTTCTCGAGGCGGAATAATTCTCCTTACGATTAAAATTCTAGCGAATATCCGCCGAAGGGCGCTGGGCCTGAGATTTCAAGGgggttgaaaattcaaatatctCACTGAAGCTGAGCCCATTTTTTATCCTGCTTCGCGGTCCTAAAGTTCTCGGCGCTTAACCGAGCTCTGCAggaggatttttttcgtcatttgcGGGATGCGTACCCAGTCGCGCATTCTCGCGCGAGGTATCGGGCGTTAATTTGTACGTTGGTGCGAACGCGATTGAGGCCGTTATTGACAAAAGAGATTGAGATAATGAATGACTGTTAAGTACCAACGAGCCACGGAATATATTAAGCAACAGTAGTTGTAGCGGTTGAAGAGTGGCGACGACAGTAGTAGTTTTAGTGGTAGTATGGAGTTACAGATGAAAGAGCGCTCGTGATTAGTAAATTAATGATGAAACATTAATACGGCAGTGCGAAAGGCGAAAGAAGACACAAGTATGATGATGAGGGTCGCAAGTATTTGGAGCATACGAATTAAAAAGGGGAGgaggagag
The window above is part of the Venturia canescens isolate UGA chromosome 5, ASM1945775v1, whole genome shotgun sequence genome. Proteins encoded here:
- the cut gene encoding homeobox protein cut isoform X3, translated to MQASAEANSLDLQAMQSMEWLFKKERFYILVQFWQQRAMLAEKEVTTLKEKLAALSDRGIKTEGQQQSQNAQSGDHDSSNPRRTPNNTLEQELQTRDKEISRLVEEVSRLQQSLQRLQETSSQTASRLEEELEARRQHTARLEGKLERQRDYDDIKREISILRSVDLSQIPTGEPGKSLEHLLMERSKALQQAETLKPPSTPDALGGLASPLQRTATASPHALGGGVGGAAGVVIGGSAAPPPASLVSCSQQAIPSRSTPTPSSATSTASSLLFPPPLQNVETFGSFLGEEIVANWRRSLERSIISQQQQQQQQQQQQQQQQQQQHHQQQQQQQQHQAQQQLPQQQQSQLQQQALPLQSQNQALSQLQQSQPVVAAAAAAVAVHQALQQQQSMHSLHQPTTTNLNHLPSPTDNPSSSASLTNTPAKSNTPQLGGSSLMSGGGASGGCLDATEKAPTPIPGHETPAPPTPSSTVALTSPSIPMAVNALQPPHSASTATTTILDTLHTTNTGIMNGSSIGMLPSMLPTSLPPKSPQEESCHNNNNNNNNNHNNNNNNNSHHLANNNIGGLSVLDTLKSPFRFDDRNHPFRFGDEFGAAGMAGRLGESLIPKGDPMEARLQEMLRYNMDKYASQNLDTLHIARRVRELLSIHNIGQRLFAKYVLGLSQGTVSELLSKPKPWDKLTEKGRDSYRKMHGWACDENAVMLLKSLIPKKEYVSGKEQGMPAFGRAPQDGGTNDMSDERLAHILSESGHLQMSRSEHDTSNDADSKSPSRLGCPSPFGKDRMDSQNRRLKKYENDDIPQEKVVRIYQEELAKLMGRRPDDLRGPRDFTSSAMFPHFFSGAQGLQGIERTQEDIRMALDAYHRELQKLNVTTGQNPGLAGLGGLPNIPGLLALQQQALQQHHMAANGGVVQDLSLSKMDPRNKMMNGVTEEEKDKMEEAMRHAGSAFSLVRPKQEPSGPQSTPGGSSASSPLGNSILPPAMTPNEEFPGAAAASPLQRMASITNSLISQPSTPTHHATTQRPLKAVLPPITQQQFDMYNNLNTEDIVKRVKEQLSQYSISQRLFGESVLGLSQGSVSDLLARPKPWHMLTQKGREPFIRMKMFLEDDNAVHKLVASQYKIAPEKLMRTGGYGGLPPCGTPMKPMPPTKLVQEQLQNAAKAQAAAQAAAQAAAAAQHQQENQLQLGPPQPSGQHPSLSQSTTPLMLTPPGPHHPHGQLSMQELAKKQQQIQQQQQQQQAAQQQQQQQQQQMGLHSPHHQMAPSPLRNLHQHISSSVYEMAALTNDLDTQTITTKIKEALLANNIGQKIFGEAVLGLSQGSVSELLSKPKPWHMLSIKGREPFIRMQMWLSDPHNVDKLQALKNERREANKRRRSSGPGHDNSSDTSSNDTAEFYHASSPGPGLPSAKKQRVLFSEEQKEALRLAFALDPYPNVATIEFLAGELALSSRTITNWFHNHRMRLKQQTPHGQPEPQSPREPGQPFDPVQFRLLLNQRLLEIHKERLGIGNVPIPYGPYFNPNIATLMNNALKEQCSGLDLSMGTLKREPNQEFEDEDADDAMSNLGSEDSDGSASSMKRSDTTDLSQQPSAPTTARSSRRKPAAPQWVNPEWQEPARTGDEVIINGVCVMQTDDYGVKRENEETVRVEPTPVQDRYEEDAASDVSSVSGNNGQDRESPLPSLKSGQNSPATSPRPPSNSQQQQQQQQTQQPTDDEIPTKDIVKNEPEETWDY
- the cut gene encoding homeobox protein cut isoform X4 codes for the protein MQASAEANSLDLQAMQSMEWLFKKERFYILVQFWQQRAMLAEKEVTTLKEKLAALSDRGIKTEGQQQSQNAQSGDHDSSNPRRTPNNTLEQELQTRDKEISRLVEEVSRLQQSLQRLQETSSQTASRLEEELEARRQHTARLEGKLERQRDYDDIKREISILRSVDLSQIPTGEPGKSLEHLLMERSKALQQAETLKPPSTPDALGGLASPLQRTATASPHALGGGVGGAAGVVIGGSAAPPPASLVSCSQQAIPSRSTPTPSSATSTASSLLFPPPLQNVETFGSFLGEEIVANWRRSLERSIISQQQQQQQQQQQQQQQQQQQHHQQQQQQQQHQAQQQLPQQQQSQLQQQALPLQSQNQALSQLQQSQPVVAAAAAAVAVHQALQQQQSMHSLHQPTTTNLNHLPSPTDNPSSSASLTNTPAKSNTPQLGGSSLMSGGGASGGCLDATEKAPTPIPGHETPAPPTPSSTVALTSPSIPMAVNALQPPHSASTATTTILDTLHTTNTGIMNGSSIGMLPSMLPTSLPPKSPQEESCHNNNNNNNNNHNNNNNNNSHHLANNNIGGLSVLDTLKSPFRFDDRNHPFRFGDEFGAAGMAGRLGESLIPKGDPMEARLQEMLRYNMDKYASQNLDTLHIARRVRELLSIHNIGQRLFAKYVLGLSQGTVSELLSKPKPWDKLTEKGRDSYRKMHGWACDENAVMLLKSLIPKKEYVSGKEQGMPAFGRAPQDGGTNDMSDERLAHILSESGHLQMSRSEHDTSNDADSKSPSRLGCPSPFGKDRMDSQNRRLKKYENDDIPQEKVVRIYQEELAKLMGRRPDDLRGPRDFTSSGAQGLQGIERTQEDIRMALDAYHRELQKLNVTTGQNPGLAGLGGLPNIPGLLALQQQALQQHHMAANGGVVQDLSLSKMDPRNKMMNGVTEEEKDKMEEAMRHAGSAFSLVRPKQEPSGPQSTPGGSSASSPLGNSILPPAMTPNEEFPGAAAASPLQRMASITNSLISQPSTPTHHATTQRPLKAVLPPITQQQFDMYNNLNTEDIVKRVKEQLSQYSISQRLFGESVLGLSQGSVSDLLARPKPWHMLTQKGREPFIRMKMFLEDDNAVHKLVASQYKIAPEKLMRTGGYGGLPRKFNSACGTPMKPMPPTKLVQEQLQNAAKAQAAAQAAAQAAAAAQHQQENQLQLGPPQPSGQHPSLSQSTTPLMLTPPGPHHPHGQLSMQELAKKQQQIQQQQQQQQAAQQQQQQQQQQMGLHSPHHQMAPSPLRNLHQHISSSVYEMAALTNDLDTQTITTKIKEALLANNIGQKIFGEAVLGLSQGSVSELLSKPKPWHMLSIKGREPFIRMQMWLSDPHNVDKLQALKNERREANKRRRSSGPGHDNSSDTSSNDTAEFYHASSPGPGLPSAKKQRVLFSEEQKEALRLAFALDPYPNVATIEFLAGELALSSRTITNWFHNHRMRLKQQTPHGQPEPQSPREPGQPFDPVQFRLLLNQRLLEIHKERLGIGNVPIPYGPYFNPNIATLMNNALKEQCSGLDLSMGTLKREPNQEFEDEDADDAMSNLGSEDSDGSASSMKRSDTTDLSQQPSAPTTARSSRRKPAAPQWVNPEWQEPARTGDEVIINGVCVMQTDDYGVKRENEETVRVEPTPVQDRYEEDAASDVSSVSGNNGQDRESPLPSLKSGQNSPATSPRPPSNSQQQQQQQQTQQPTDDEIPTKDIVKNEPEETWDY